The DNA region CGTGGGACTGGCGTTCTGAGCTCGTCACCCCGCTGAGTCGAGGACGGCCGCGCGCAGCCCGTCGAAGTCGACGCGGCGGCGGACGGCAGGGACGGGCCCCATTGTGCCGGGGGCGGTGGGCGTGGAGGCCGCTGGGACCGGCTGGCCGGGCCGGCTGTCAGTGGGGGCGCGTACGCTTCGGCGCAGGGTTGGAACGGCGTTCGGGGGCAGGGCATGGCACTGGGGACGGAGCACGGCTGGGCGTCGGTGCTCGACGGTGTGGTGGTGTACGCGCAGGGGGCGTTGTGCACCCGGCTGGCGCGGGGCGCGGTCCCGGCCGGCGGCCGGGTGCGGGTGACGGGGCTGCCCCGGGTGGCGGACCCGGCCTCGCTGCGGGTGCGTGTGGTGGGCGGCTCGGGCGTACGGGTCACCGAGGCGCGCCTGGAGGTGGCGGCCGAGCCGGTCGCGGACGGCGGCGGGGACGCGCTGCGCCGCGAGGCGGAGCGGCTGCGCGAGGCGCAGGCGCTCGTGCGGGCGCGCCGGGACCGCCAGTCGGCCCTGATCCAGGAGGTCGCGGCGCTGCGTCCGGTCGCGCCGCCGCGCCGGCGGGACGATCCGCGGCCGCACCGGCCGGCGCCGGTCGAGGCGTGGCTGGACCTCACGGAGTTCGTGGACGGGCGGCTCGCCCGGCTGCACGCCCGGCTCACCGAGCTGGAGGAGGAGGCCCTGGACCTCGACCATCAGGCGGAGGTCCTGGAGGAGCGGTTGGCGCGCGCCTCCGACGCCCGTCCGGACACGCACGTGGACACCACGGTGAGCGCCGTCCTCACGCTCGACGGCCCGGTCGGCCGGGAGGTCGAGCTGGCGGTGGAGTACGGGGTGCCGGGCGCCGTGTGGGTGCCGTCGTACCGGCTCGACGCCCGGCAGGGCGACGGCGTCGGACGGCTGGTGCTGCGGGCCTCGGTCGCCCAGCGCACCGGGGAGGACTGGACGGGGGTACGGGTCGCGTTCGCGACCGCCGATCTGCGCCGTCGCAGCGATCTGCCCCGGCTCGCCTCCATCCGCATCGGGCGCAGCCGGCCCGCGCCGGCGCCGGCGGGGTGGCGTGAGCCGCCGGCCGGGCTCGGCGATCTGTTCTCCGGGTACGACGCGACGGGCCCGCGACCGGCCTCGGGCGGCCTCTTCGGCCGCGCGGTCGCTGCCGGGGGCGGGGCCGGGTTCGGCGCCCGGCCCGCGGGCGCGGTCGCGGGTGCGGTCGCGGCCACCCCTCCCGTACCGCCGCCTGCCGCCGTGATGCCACCGCCGCCGCCTCCGGCGCCGGGCGGTCCGCAGGCGCCCGGTGCCGCACCGCGCGCGGCGTACGGCGGCGCGTACGGTGCGCCCCCGCCGACACGCGGGATGCCCGCCTCGGCGGCGGCCCCTGCGCCCGCGCCCGTCGCGGCGGCGCCGGTGGCCGAGCCCGTGGCCGGACCGCCGCAGCCCAGCGGTGCCGAACTCGACTACGCGGCGCTGGTGCTGAGTGGTCCCGACGCGCCGGCGGCCCGCCGGGGACGCCTGTTCCCGGGGACGGCGGCGGCCGATCCGGTGGCCGCCGAGTACCGGCAGCGGGCCGAGAGGGTCGCGTCGCTGCCGCTGCCCGGGCACGCCGCGCGGCCGCGCGCCTCGGCCGGTTCCTTCGACCACCGCTACGACGCGGCGGCCCGCGCGGACATCCCGTCCGACGGCACCTGGCACACCGTCACCGTCGGGGAGATCACGGTCGGTCTGCGCACGGAGTACCTGTGCGTCCCGTCCGTCGAGCAGACCGTGTACGCGACGCTGGTCCTTTCCAACACCAGCGGGCAGGCCCTGCTCGCCGGTGGGATGGAGGTGGCGGGCGGCGACGGCCTGATGGTGACGGCCGCGCTGCCCACGCTCGCGCCCGGCGGCGAACGGCGCGTGGGCCTCGGCCCGGCCGACGGGATCCGGGTGACCCGGCGCACCCAGCTGCACGAGTCGACCGCCGGTCTGCGCGGCGGCACCATGGTGCTCGACCACCGGGTGCGGGTCGAGCTGGCCAACACGCTGGCCCGGCCGGTCACCGTCGAGGTCCAGGAGCGGGTGCCGGTCAGCTCCGAGGCGGACGTGAAGATCCAGGAGCGGGCCGACTGGGCCGAGCCCGCGCGCCCCGGGGACGGAGCGTCCGGTGCCGGACCCGAGCCGGAGACGCTCGCCCCCGGCACCCGCCTGTGGCGGGTCGACCTGCCCGCCGGTGCCACCACCGCCCTCGACGGCGGCTACGAGATCCGCATCCCGGCCGGCAAGACCCTCGCCGGCGGCGACCGGAGGAGCTGACAGACATGACCACGACCCCGCACACGCCCGTGCCGAACACACCGGACCCGGCGTCCGCGGACGCCCCGCCGATCGCCCTCCCCGTCACCGCCGTCACCTGCCTCGAAGACCGCGCCCACATCGAGCGCACCGCCCGGCTCACGCTCGAAGCGGGGGTGCGGCGGCTCCGGCTCGGACCGGTCAGCGCGCTGGCCGTCGACCGCACCCTGCACGCCGAGCTGACACCCGAACAGGCCGAACGGGCCGAAGGGCCAGAGGGTGCGCTCGACGTCCTGGACGTACGGATCGTCCGGGAGTGGACCCCGCGCGGGCCGCGCCCCTCCGCCGACGACTCCGCCCTGCGCCGGCGCGTCCACGCCCTCACCACCGAGCAGACGGCGCTCGAACAGCGGCGGGACCGGCTCGCGACCCGGCTCGACCTGCTCGCCGGGCTCGCCGCCGACCTGCTGCGCGAGATCGGCGAGGGCACGGGGTACGGGGAGACCGACCCCGCGCGCTGGACCCGCGAGCTGGACCGGATCGACGCCGAACGCGACACGTACGCGGAACGCCTCGACGCCGTCGGCGCGGAGCTGACCCGGGTCGGCGAGGAGCTGGCCGCGGCCACGGAGGCGATGTACCAGGCGGAGGAGGAGCCGGCCGAGCTCGTCGGTCATGTCGAGCTGACGGTACGGGCCGCGGCGGCGGGCCCGGCG from Streptomyces fradiae includes:
- a CDS encoding DUF4139 domain-containing protein; protein product: MALGTEHGWASVLDGVVVYAQGALCTRLARGAVPAGGRVRVTGLPRVADPASLRVRVVGGSGVRVTEARLEVAAEPVADGGGDALRREAERLREAQALVRARRDRQSALIQEVAALRPVAPPRRRDDPRPHRPAPVEAWLDLTEFVDGRLARLHARLTELEEEALDLDHQAEVLEERLARASDARPDTHVDTTVSAVLTLDGPVGREVELAVEYGVPGAVWVPSYRLDARQGDGVGRLVLRASVAQRTGEDWTGVRVAFATADLRRRSDLPRLASIRIGRSRPAPAPAGWREPPAGLGDLFSGYDATGPRPASGGLFGRAVAAGGGAGFGARPAGAVAGAVAATPPVPPPAAVMPPPPPPAPGGPQAPGAAPRAAYGGAYGAPPPTRGMPASAAAPAPAPVAAAPVAEPVAGPPQPSGAELDYAALVLSGPDAPAARRGRLFPGTAAADPVAAEYRQRAERVASLPLPGHAARPRASAGSFDHRYDAAARADIPSDGTWHTVTVGEITVGLRTEYLCVPSVEQTVYATLVLSNTSGQALLAGGMEVAGGDGLMVTAALPTLAPGGERRVGLGPADGIRVTRRTQLHESTAGLRGGTMVLDHRVRVELANTLARPVTVEVQERVPVSSEADVKIQERADWAEPARPGDGASGAGPEPETLAPGTRLWRVDLPAGATTALDGGYEIRIPAGKTLAGGDRRS